A stretch of Rhodopirellula bahusiensis DNA encodes these proteins:
- the tnpA gene encoding IS200/IS605 family transposase: MAYTNLRVHLIWSTKDRKPSIAEAFQEDIYAYIGGILRKRKHSLLAAGGVEDHIHLLVSMHPAQSISDCVRDLKSNSSVWVHEHFPKRKTFQWQTKYGAFSVSESSVESVKTYISNQKEHHKNLTFKEEFTALLRKHGIQFDPRYVFE; encoded by the coding sequence ATGGCGTACACCAATTTGCGTGTCCATTTGATCTGGAGCACCAAGGATCGAAAACCATCGATCGCCGAAGCATTCCAAGAAGACATCTACGCCTACATCGGTGGCATTCTTCGCAAACGCAAACATTCCCTCTTGGCCGCCGGCGGGGTCGAAGACCACATCCATTTGTTGGTCAGCATGCATCCAGCGCAATCGATTTCCGATTGTGTGCGTGACCTGAAATCCAACTCAAGCGTTTGGGTGCACGAACATTTCCCGAAACGGAAAACCTTTCAGTGGCAGACGAAGTACGGAGCGTTCTCTGTCAGCGAATCCTCCGTTGAATCTGTCAAGACATACATTTCGAATCAAAAGGAACATCACAAGAATTTGACCTTCAAGGAAGAGTTCACGGCGCTGTTGCGCAAACACGGCATCCAGTTCGATCCTCGTTACGTGTTCGAATGA